The genomic DNA TGAAGCTTGGGGTGCGCAATTACATTGTTGTGATCCTAATGAGGTCCGGATTCTGCCATCACCTGCCTTGGTCAATGCGGGGATCTACGGTACAAACGCATGTCGTTTACAGGAGATAGACAGCCATTTTGTAATATGAGATTCTAATAGCGCCATCGAAGGTTACAGACTCCTTGATAGTAAAATTGTCTGCGACTCACTATGCAGGTATAACACCACGTCTAGGCGCAGAGACCCAAGGTACGAAAACATTCGCATCGCTAGAAGACGACTATTCAGCCTGCTTTGTCGTAACCTCAATCTGATCATGGCCAAAGACATCTTGCTTCGCGTCTTCAACAATCCTACAAGTGTACTGCTTGAACTTCCGTGCCGGAACACCAGCCTCAAAAATCTCATCCAGTTCCTCCAACGATCGTGCCTTGGTTTCTGGGAGGAAGAAGTAGAACCAAGCAACGCATATGAAGTTGGAGCCTGCCCAGATGTACGTGTACTGTGGGCCCTGCAGGTCTGTCAGCGATCAAGCTACTCAGAGAACACCAAGGAAACGGTGCTTACCCAGTTGAGATTTTGAGGATTGATAAAATACGGCGAGCAAAAGCCGATGAGCCACGCGAGGAAGTAGCCAAGGGCATTCGCGCTGCCCACTGTCCAGACTCTGAGTCGCGAACTAACCAGCTCCGTAGCAAGCGGACTTGTCGCAATACCCACGCCGGCATTatagaagaagaagaaaagggCCGTAAACGCCACCAACACATTCCCAGTAGCCTTGGAGCCAGGTGAGACACTACTCGCAATCCCGCAAGCCAGCTCGCATAACCCGCACGATATCGCCCCTACAATCATTATAGGCCTTCGTCCAAACAGCTTGTTCATGCTGTACAGGCCAATGTGGACACTTATAAACCCAAGGCAGGAGTTCATAATCGCATATTCAAACGCTTTGGTGATTCCAGCAATGGAGAAGAAGTACGTCTGATAGGCGACAAAAAACCACACTCCACTCGCAGACTGGCTTGCAATTGTGCCCCAGCAAAGCATTGTGCGGCGTAGATTGCTTCCCCGGAAGAGATCCATGAAGCCGGATGCCCTACTTAAGCGCTGTTCCTCTGCAACCCCTCGGATCATCTCCGCCCACTCGAGTTCTAGTGCATCGCCGTGGTCGAAGCGCAGACGCTCGAGGGATCTGCGTGCATCCTCGTAGTTGTCGTGGTGGAGAAGCCACCGCGGGCTCTCTGGAACGAAAAACAGCACTATGCCGAGCAGGATCGGCACAACATACATGCAAGCGAGCGGGATCTGGTA from Pyrenophora tritici-repentis strain M4 chromosome 8, whole genome shotgun sequence includes the following:
- a CDS encoding AraJ, Arabinose efflux permease: MAKANKTTLWANRKCLLVCSAVAIASLQYGIDTTAIGGVQAMPGFLMVFGYEDPESPLGYGIDSTVQQLMNSLLNLGSCVSAIIAGAFGAHFGRKKGLWLACVICLAAVSVQIGSTSKAGLYVGRLLLGFANAFFVVFSTIYCSEVAPAHLREVMVGMFSFYVTFGTIIGNVIDNYSKVHLNKLAYQIPLACMYVVPILLGIVLFFVPESPRWLLHHDNYEDARRSLERLRFDHGDALELEWAEMIRGVAEEQRLSRASGFMDLFRGSNLRRTMLCWGTIASQSASGVWFFVAYQTYFFSIAGITKAFEYAIMNSCLGFISVHIGLYSMNKLFGRRPIMIVGAISCGLCELACGIASSVSPGSKATGNVLVAFTALFFFFYNAGVGIATSPLATELVSSRLRVWTVGSANALGYFLAWLIGFCSPYFINPQNLNWGPQYTYIWAGSNFICVAWFYFFLPETKARSLEELDEIFEAGVPARKFKQYTCRIVEDAKQDVFGHDQIEVTTKQAE